One Triticum dicoccoides isolate Atlit2015 ecotype Zavitan chromosome 5B, WEW_v2.0, whole genome shotgun sequence genomic window carries:
- the LOC119308597 gene encoding cyclase-like protein 4 — MRPSPTNGPYTHTPCSFLTGRMRSRSKHSNSTAMELLPFLLLLLLGATVASGEPAYPGYGATDAEPACGVKEEAAVPVPERREEFDGGRILDISHYYREDMPAFESAEGTPGFLRLARSMRNGSDIANFSELRLTAHSGTHVDAPGHVFEHYYDAGFDVDTLDLAVLNGPALLVDVPRDSNITADVMESLHIPKGARRVLFRTLNTDRKLMWKKEFDSSYVGFMEDGAQWLIDNTDIQLVGVDYLSVGAYDECIPAHLVFLDKREVILVETLNLEHVATGIYTLHCLPLRLRGAEGSPARCILIK, encoded by the exons ATGAGACCATCACCTACCAATGGtccatacacacacacaccttgTTCCTTTTTGACCGGCCGCATGCGTAGCAGAAGCAAACACTCCAACTCCACGGCCATGGAGctcctccccttcctcctcctgcTACTCCTGGGCGCCACCGTGGCCTCCGGCGAACCGGCGTACCCTGGCTACGGCGCCACCGACGCCGAGCCGGCGTGCGGCGtgaaggaggaggcggcggtgcCTGTGCCGGAGAGGCGCGAGGAGTTCGACGGCGGGCGGATCCTGGACATCAGCCACTACTACCGGGAGGACATGCCGGCGTTCGAGTCGGCGGAGGGCACTCCCGGGTTCCTGCGGCTGGCCCGGTCCATGCGCAACGGCTCCGACATCGCCAACTTCTCCGAGCTCCGGCTCACGGCGCACTCCGGCACCCACGTCGACGCGCCGGGCCACGTCTTCGAGCACTACTACGACGCCGGCTTCGACGTCGACACGCTCGACCTCGCCGTCCTCAACG GACCAGCGCTGTTGGTTGATGTTCCAAGGGACAGCAACATAACAG CTGATGTCATGGAATCCTTGCATATTCCTAAAGGTGCCCGCCGTGTACTCTTCAGAACCTTAAACACCGACAG AAAGCTTATGTGGAAGAAAGAGTTTGATTCAAGTTATGTTGGCTTCATGGAGGACGGTGCTCAGTGGTTGATTGATAACACTGACATCCAACTAGTTG GAGTTGATTACTTGTCTGTGGGAGCATATGATGAATGTATTCCAGCTCATCTAGTTTTTCTTGATAAAAGG GAAGTCATCCTTGTGGAAACATTAAACCTTGAACATGTTGCCACTGGAATATACACCTTGCATTGCTTGCCACTAAGGTTGCGcggcgctgaaggttctccagcgaGATGCATCCTCATCAAGTAA